One part of the Vogesella sp. LIG4 genome encodes these proteins:
- the rpsP gene encoding 30S ribosomal protein S16, which translates to MVVIRLSRGGSKNRPFYNVVVTDSRNRRDGRFIERLGFYNAVANDKQERVRLAMDRVNHWIGVGAQVSDAVAKLLKEQSKAA; encoded by the coding sequence ATGGTAGTTATTCGCCTGTCTCGCGGCGGTTCCAAGAACCGTCCGTTCTACAACGTAGTTGTAACCGACTCCCGCAACCGTCGTGACGGCCGCTTCATCGAGCGTCTGGGCTTCTACAACGCCGTAGCCAACGACAAGCAGGAACGCGTTCGTCTGGCCATGGACCGCGTAAACCACTGGATCGGTGTTGGCGCCCAGGTGTCCGACGCTGTTGCCAAGCTGCTGAAAGAGCAGTCCAAAGCTGCCTGA